The proteins below are encoded in one region of Elgaria multicarinata webbii isolate HBS135686 ecotype San Diego chromosome 8, rElgMul1.1.pri, whole genome shotgun sequence:
- the LOC134402505 gene encoding uncharacterized protein LOC134402505, which produces MTQPPIHFPCKETKMCSRKLQHFVATIICRKQKVMPKLNGKPKPKTSSDVYILEKFLQTYEKHCMASQSHVSPTIKQGVRKCIASETLITKFVLTNVETLSGNLHPVSLTPLLRTIRDERYQLGKELCIWGIMLSPQDIANLAILLELDGRTIYPFSKLEISHHALDLWATERLGVALPYSNLSSLVLDYSKCGDNGVNSLISGLEGNRKLLTLSLCYCDLGPDSGSTLATLIIQTAICNLFLNGNHLQCLGATELLKPIAEYAESIGQEKKANALVYSNGTAHHTIEANKDTGIDSKMIHLNATSKTDNSPTAKKKKRKGLKKKSKDPDPGPWLAKLHLADNAIDGRFNQREKNIWEFIQLLTCLIKNSDHLVEVDINGNAIGEQCAIKILEALKDRKKEEMLHLKIKVTPQISSVTFKEIFRSCSKISPAKKRKKKKTK; this is translated from the exons atgacgcagccgccaattCACTTTCCCTGCAAAGAGACAAAGatgtgcagcagaaaa CTTCAGCATTTTGTGGCAACCATAATCTGTAGAAAACAAAAAGTTATGCCAAAACTAAACgggaaaccaaaaccaaaaactagTTCAGATGTCTATATTCTTGAAAAGTTCCTGCAAACATATGAAAAGCATTGCATGGCATCCCAAAGTCATGTCTCTCCAACTATTAAACAGGGCGTACGAAAATGTATAGCAAGTGAAACATTAATCACCAAG TTTGTGCTTACAAATGTGGAAACCTTATCAGGAAATTTGCATCCAGTTTCTCTTACTCCTTTACTAAGGACTATTCGAGATGAACGGTATCAGTTGGGAAAGGAGCTCTGTATCTGGGGAATTATGCTAAGTCCTCAAGATATTGCAAACCTT GCAATCTTACTAGAACTGGATGGGCGCACCATCTATCCGTTTTCTAAATTAGAAATATCTCATCATGCGTTAGATCTTTGGGCAACAGAGAGACTTGGAGTTGCTTTGCCTTACAGCAATTTGAGTTCTCTTGTATTGGATTATTCCAA ATGTGGAGATAATGGTGTCAATAGCCTTATTTCTGGATTAGAGGGAAACAGAAAGCTTTTAACTCTGAGCCTCTGCTACTGTGATTTAGGACCTGATAGTGGGTCAACACTAGCAACTCTCATAATCCAAACAGCCATTTG CAACCTGTTCCTTAATGGTAACCACTTGCAGTGTCTGGGTGCCACAGAACTCCTCAAACCAATAGCAGAGTATGCTGAAAGCATTGGTCAAGAGAAGAAAGCAAATGCTTTGGTGTACAGCAATGGCACTGCTCACCACACCATTGAAG CAAACAAAGACACAGGTATTGATTCAAAAATGATCCATTTGAATGCTACTTCCAAAACAGATAATTCCCCTACTgcgaagaaaaagaaaagaaaag GCTTAAAGAAGAAAAGTAAGGATCCTGACCCTGGCCCATGGTTAGCAAAACTGCATTTGGCTGATAACGCCATAGATGGAAGGTTTAACCaaagagaaaaaaacatttgGGAATTCATTCAACTTTTGACTTG tCTAATCAAGAATTCTGACCACTTGGTGGAAGTTGATATCAATGGCAATGCTATAGGAGAACAGTGTGCAATAAAGATATTGGAAGCTCTTAAGGACCGAAAGAAAG AAGAAATGCTACACTTAAAAATCAAGGTAACCCCCCAGATTTCATCAGTGACTTTCAAGGAAATTTTCAGGAGTTGCTCCAAAATCAGTCCagctaaaaagagaaagaaaaag AAAACCAAGTGA
- the RNF7 gene encoding RING-box protein 2 isoform X1, whose amino-acid sequence MADVEDGDELGVSASHAASSGSKTGGVDKMFSLKKWNAVAMWSWDVECDTCAICRVQVMDACLRCQAENKQEDCVVVWGECNHSFHNCCMSLWVKQNNRCPLCQQDWVVQRIGK is encoded by the exons ATGGCTGATGTGGAGGACGGAGACGAGCTGGGCGTCTCCGCTTCTCACGCGGCTTCCTCCGGCTCCAAGACGGGCGGCGTCGACAAGATGTTCTCGCTCAAGAAGTGGAACGCTGTGGCCATGTGGAGCTGGGACGTGGAGTGCGACACCTGCGCCATCTGCCGGGTGCAGGTCATGG ATGCCTGTCTTAGATGTCAAGCTGAAAACAAACAAGAAGATTGTGTTG tggTCTGGGGAGAGTGTAATCATTCCTTCCACAATTGCTGCATGTCACTGTGGGTGAAACAGAACAACCGCTGCCCTCTCTGCCAACAGGACTGGGTGGTTCAAAGAATAGGCAAATAA
- the RNF7 gene encoding RING-box protein 2 isoform X2: protein MADVEDGDELGVSASHAASSGSKTGGVDKMFSLKKWNAVAMWSWDVECDTCAICRVQMPVLDVKLKTNKKIVLWSGESVIIPSTIAACHCG from the exons ATGGCTGATGTGGAGGACGGAGACGAGCTGGGCGTCTCCGCTTCTCACGCGGCTTCCTCCGGCTCCAAGACGGGCGGCGTCGACAAGATGTTCTCGCTCAAGAAGTGGAACGCTGTGGCCATGTGGAGCTGGGACGTGGAGTGCGACACCTGCGCCATCTGCCGGGTGCAG ATGCCTGTCTTAGATGTCAAGCTGAAAACAAACAAGAAGATTGTGTTG tggTCTGGGGAGAGTGTAATCATTCCTTCCACAATTGCTGCATGTCACTGTGGGTGA